In Selenomonas sp. TAMA-11512, a genomic segment contains:
- a CDS encoding HAMP domain-containing sensor histidine kinase: MEMLKKLHAKVFLAGTAALILAVAVVLGVLNLIVYNDMLEQIYREAGYIAYYGGKLPEENEEEEASAHAQGIDYPPEYHERMRFFLAYTDASGRLTNMNLSRIASITPEAAAEMSERILASGETRGRGAYAKNRGYYAYRLSPLADGGQLLVVMDCTREWQIMREFMYFSLIVGAVAIALYILLFAFFSKRIMAPFQRNMKSQRQFITNAGHELRTPIAIISANSEVLEMMNGKNEWTTTILRQTKRLSDLVDGLLSIAKIEERSDEFRIVDVDGSKLVNDAAASFREIAKEGAKSLTAAVEEGLIVKADERLFYTLVNILVDNAIKYCDDGGMVHVVFERKAKSVQLLVSNDYKDGAGVDYTRFFDRFYREDASHSSEKKGFGIGLSMASEIVGYCGGSIDVRYEESRIAFAVRLKAGEASVSNRQM; the protein is encoded by the coding sequence ATGGAGATGCTCAAAAAACTGCACGCAAAAGTCTTCCTCGCGGGCACGGCGGCGCTCATTCTTGCCGTTGCCGTTGTGCTCGGTGTGCTGAACCTCATCGTCTACAACGATATGCTGGAACAAATCTATCGGGAAGCCGGCTACATCGCTTACTACGGCGGCAAGCTTCCGGAGGAAAACGAGGAAGAGGAGGCGAGCGCGCACGCGCAGGGAATAGATTATCCGCCGGAGTACCATGAGCGGATGCGGTTTTTTCTCGCCTACACAGATGCGTCGGGGCGGCTTACCAATATGAATCTGTCGCGCATTGCCTCCATTACGCCGGAGGCCGCGGCGGAGATGTCCGAGCGCATTCTGGCGAGCGGAGAGACACGGGGACGCGGTGCCTACGCGAAGAATCGAGGTTATTACGCCTATCGGCTTTCGCCTCTCGCCGACGGAGGACAGCTCCTCGTCGTCATGGACTGCACGCGCGAGTGGCAGATCATGCGGGAATTCATGTACTTTTCTCTGATTGTCGGCGCCGTGGCGATCGCTCTCTACATACTGCTCTTTGCCTTTTTCTCGAAGCGCATCATGGCTCCCTTTCAGCGCAATATGAAGAGTCAGCGGCAGTTCATTACAAACGCGGGGCATGAGCTTCGCACGCCGATTGCCATCATTTCGGCAAACAGCGAGGTGCTCGAGATGATGAACGGCAAAAACGAGTGGACGACGACGATTCTCCGCCAGACGAAAAGGCTCTCCGACCTCGTGGACGGGCTTCTGTCCATTGCCAAGATCGAAGAGCGCTCCGATGAGTTCAGGATTGTCGATGTGGACGGCAGCAAGCTGGTCAATGACGCCGCGGCCTCCTTCAGGGAGATTGCCAAAGAGGGGGCGAAGAGCCTCACCGCGGCGGTGGAGGAAGGGCTGATTGTCAAAGCGGACGAGCGGCTTTTCTACACACTCGTCAATATTCTCGTCGACAATGCCATCAAATACTGCGATGACGGAGGAATGGTACACGTCGTATTCGAGCGGAAGGCAAAGAGTGTTCAGCTCCTCGTGTCAAACGACTACAAAGACGGTGCCGGCGTTGACTACACGAGGTTTTTCGACCGCTTCTATCGGGAGGATGCTTCGCACAGCAGCGAGAAGAAGGGCTTCGGCATCGGACTGTCGATGGCGTCCGAGATTGTCGGCTATTGCGGAGGCTCCATCGATGTCCGGTACGAGGAGTCGCGCATTGCATTCGCTGTCCGCCTCAAAGCCGGAGAGGCAAGCGTATCGAACAGGCAGATGTGA
- a CDS encoding response regulator transcription factor: MKLLLAEDEKELSRAVETILTHTGYEVDVAFDGEEALALFYERAYDVIISDIMMPKLDGIELLENIRRQGDATPVLLLTAKAEIDDRVVGLEAGADDYLPKPFAMKELLARVQALARRVQGYSQPELKCGNVILQMDELRLTARNDVQLSLQEAALMRLLLLSSERPIKGRSIVEKLWADETEEDKVELYIAYLRDKLDSIGADIVIAEERDEDGTAFRLVKEE, encoded by the coding sequence ATGAAATTGTTGCTGGCAGAAGATGAGAAGGAGCTCAGCCGCGCGGTGGAGACCATCCTGACACATACAGGCTATGAAGTCGATGTCGCCTTCGACGGGGAGGAGGCACTCGCCCTTTTTTATGAAAGGGCATACGATGTGATCATTTCGGATATCATGATGCCCAAACTCGACGGCATCGAGCTCTTGGAAAATATCCGCAGGCAGGGGGATGCGACGCCTGTCCTGCTCCTGACGGCGAAGGCGGAGATCGATGACCGCGTTGTGGGACTGGAAGCGGGTGCGGATGACTACCTGCCGAAGCCCTTCGCGATGAAGGAGCTTCTCGCCCGCGTGCAGGCGCTTGCACGGCGCGTACAGGGCTACAGCCAGCCGGAGCTCAAGTGCGGCAATGTCATATTGCAGATGGATGAGCTTCGTCTCACGGCGAGGAACGACGTGCAGCTCAGCCTGCAGGAAGCCGCGCTGATGCGTCTTTTGCTGCTCTCTTCGGAGCGTCCGATCAAAGGGCGCAGCATCGTCGAGAAGCTTTGGGCGGATGAGACGGAAGAAGACAAGGTCGAACTGTACATCGCCTATCTTCGAGACAAGCTCGACTCCATCGGCGCCGACATCGTCATCGCTGAGGAGCGGGATGAGGACGGGACGGCGTTTCGTCTCGTCAAAGAGGAATAA